In Flavobacterium cerinum, one genomic interval encodes:
- the groL gene encoding chaperonin GroEL (60 kDa chaperone family; promotes refolding of misfolded polypeptides especially under stressful conditions; forms two stacked rings of heptamers to form a barrel-shaped 14mer; ends can be capped by GroES; misfolded proteins enter the barrel where they are refolded when GroES binds), producing MAKDIKFDIEARDGLKRGVDALANAVKVTLGPKGRNVIISKSFGGPTVTKDGVSVAKEVELKDTLENMGAQMVKEVASKTNDLAGDGTTTATVLAQAIVKEGLKNVAAGANPMDLKRGIDKAVEAIVSDLQKQAQEVGSSTEKIKQVASISANNDDVIGDLIATAFGKVGKEGVITVEEAKGTDTYVDVVEGMQFDRGYLSPYFVTNPEKMEVELERPYILLYDKKVSSLKELLPILEPVAQSGKPLLIIAEDVDGEALSTLVVNKLRGALKIAAVKAPGFGDRRKAMLEDIAILTGGTVIAEESGYNLENATLDMLGTCEKVTIDKDNTTVVNGAGEADMIKNRVNQIKAQMETTTSDYDREKLQERLAKLAGGVAVLYVGAASEVEMKEKKDRVDDALHATRAAVEEGIVAGGGVALLRAKAVLTNIKADNADEATGVQIVSRAVEAPLRTIVENAGLEGSVVVAKVAEGKDSFGYNAKTDEYVDMLKAGIIDPKKVTRVALENAASVSGMILTTECALIEIKEENAGGAMPMGGGMPGMM from the coding sequence ATGGCAAAAGATATAAAATTTGATATTGAAGCACGTGATGGTTTAAAACGTGGAGTTGATGCTTTAGCAAATGCAGTAAAAGTAACATTAGGTCCTAAAGGTCGTAATGTAATCATAAGTAAATCATTCGGAGGTCCTACAGTAACTAAAGATGGTGTTTCTGTGGCAAAAGAAGTGGAATTAAAAGACACTTTAGAAAACATGGGAGCACAGATGGTAAAAGAAGTGGCTTCAAAAACCAATGATCTTGCAGGTGACGGAACAACTACTGCAACTGTTTTAGCACAGGCAATCGTAAAAGAAGGTCTTAAAAACGTAGCAGCAGGAGCGAATCCGATGGATTTGAAAAGAGGAATCGACAAAGCTGTTGAAGCTATTGTATCTGATTTACAAAAACAAGCTCAGGAAGTGGGTAGCTCAACTGAAAAAATCAAACAGGTAGCTTCTATTTCCGCTAATAATGATGATGTGATCGGTGATTTGATCGCAACTGCTTTCGGAAAAGTAGGAAAAGAAGGTGTTATCACTGTTGAAGAAGCTAAAGGAACGGATACGTATGTTGATGTTGTAGAAGGAATGCAATTTGACAGAGGTTATTTATCACCTTATTTCGTGACCAATCCGGAAAAAATGGAAGTGGAATTAGAAAGACCATACATCCTTTTATACGATAAAAAAGTATCTTCTTTAAAAGAATTATTACCAATCCTAGAGCCGGTAGCACAATCCGGAAAACCATTGTTAATCATCGCTGAAGATGTTGACGGGGAAGCGCTTTCTACATTGGTAGTTAACAAATTAAGAGGGGCATTGAAAATTGCTGCCGTGAAAGCACCAGGCTTTGGTGACAGAAGAAAAGCAATGTTAGAAGATATTGCAATCCTGACAGGCGGAACTGTAATCGCAGAAGAAAGCGGATACAACTTAGAAAATGCTACTTTGGACATGTTAGGAACTTGCGAAAAAGTAACAATCGATAAAGACAATACTACAGTAGTAAACGGTGCCGGTGAAGCTGACATGATTAAAAATCGCGTTAACCAGATTAAAGCACAAATGGAAACTACTACTTCTGATTATGACAGAGAAAAACTACAGGAGCGTTTGGCTAAATTGGCCGGCGGTGTAGCTGTATTATATGTAGGTGCCGCTTCTGAAGTAGAAATGAAAGAGAAAAAAGACCGTGTGGATGACGCTTTACATGCTACTCGTGCAGCTGTTGAAGAAGGAATCGTTGCCGGTGGTGGTGTTGCTTTATTAAGAGCTAAAGCTGTATTAACAAATATCAAAGCCGATAATGCAGATGAAGCAACCGGAGTTCAGATTGTTTCCCGTGCTGTTGAAGCGCCGCTAAGAACAATTGTTGAAAATGCTGGTTTAGAAGGTTCTGTAGTAGTAGCTAAAGTAGCTGAAGGAAAAGACAGCTTCGGATATAACGCTAAAACGGACGAATATGTTGACATGTTAAAAGCCGGAATTATCGATCCTAAAAAAGTAACACGTGTAGCACTTGAAAACGCTGCATCTGTTTCAGGAATGATCCTGACAACAGAATGTGCTTTGATCGAAATTAAAGAAGAGAATGCCGGAGGTGCTATGCCAATGGGAGGCGGAATGCCGGGAATGATGTAA
- the miaB gene encoding tRNA (N6-isopentenyl adenosine(37)-C2)-methylthiotransferase MiaB: MEKVIEENKQGTSLVLENKEGNSKKLFIESYGCAMNFSDSEVVASILANEGYNTTQKLEEADLVLVNTCSIRDKAEQTVRKRLEKYNAVKKINPGMKVGVLGCMAERLKSQFLEQEKIVDMVVGPDAYKDIPNLLKEVEEGRDAINVILSKDETYGDISPVRLQSNGVTAFVSITRGCDNMCTFCVVPFTRGRERSREPQSILEEINDLASRGFKEVTLLGQNVDSYLWYGGGLKKDYEKASEMQKATAVDFAQLLDICATAHPKIRYRFSTSNPQDMHEEVLHAIAKHPNVCNYIHLPVQSGSTRILKEMNRQHTREEYMALVDKIKTIIPGCSISQDIITGFPTETEEDHQDTLSLMEYVEYDFGYMFAYSERPGTLAARKMEDDVPEETKKRRLQEIVDLQQELSYKRTSRFLNQTVEVLIEKDSKRSDAHWSGRNSENVVVVFPKENYKVGDFVMVKINDCTTATLIGEATGYSEMN, encoded by the coding sequence ATGGAAAAGGTTATTGAAGAAAATAAACAGGGAACCAGCCTTGTTCTTGAAAATAAAGAAGGAAACTCCAAAAAGCTTTTTATTGAAAGCTACGGTTGTGCGATGAATTTTTCCGACAGTGAAGTTGTAGCCTCAATTTTAGCGAATGAAGGATACAATACCACTCAGAAATTGGAAGAAGCTGATTTGGTTCTGGTAAACACCTGTTCCATTCGGGACAAAGCAGAACAAACAGTTCGCAAACGCCTTGAGAAATACAACGCAGTTAAAAAAATAAATCCCGGCATGAAAGTGGGCGTATTGGGCTGTATGGCCGAACGTCTGAAAAGCCAGTTCCTTGAACAGGAAAAAATCGTGGATATGGTTGTCGGTCCGGATGCCTACAAAGACATTCCGAATCTACTAAAAGAAGTAGAGGAAGGCCGTGACGCCATTAATGTAATTTTATCAAAAGACGAAACTTACGGCGACATCTCCCCTGTCCGTTTACAAAGTAACGGTGTAACTGCTTTTGTATCTATTACAAGAGGATGCGACAATATGTGTACGTTCTGCGTGGTACCTTTTACCCGTGGTCGTGAGCGTAGTCGTGAACCGCAAAGTATTTTGGAAGAAATCAACGATCTGGCTAGCAGAGGCTTTAAAGAAGTGACGCTTTTAGGACAAAACGTTGATAGTTATTTATGGTATGGCGGCGGATTAAAAAAGGATTACGAGAAAGCCAGCGAAATGCAAAAAGCTACCGCAGTGGATTTTGCTCAATTACTGGATATCTGCGCAACGGCACATCCAAAAATCCGTTACCGTTTTTCCACTTCCAATCCGCAGGATATGCATGAAGAAGTATTACATGCTATCGCGAAACATCCTAATGTTTGTAATTACATTCACTTACCGGTTCAATCCGGAAGTACCCGTATATTAAAAGAAATGAATCGCCAGCATACTCGTGAAGAGTATATGGCTTTAGTCGACAAAATCAAGACTATTATTCCGGGCTGTTCTATTTCACAGGATATCATTACCGGTTTCCCTACCGAAACAGAAGAAGATCATCAGGATACTTTAAGCCTAATGGAATATGTAGAATATGATTTCGGTTATATGTTTGCTTATTCTGAAAGACCGGGAACTTTGGCCGCCAGAAAAATGGAAGATGATGTGCCGGAAGAAACAAAAAAACGCCGTTTACAGGAAATTGTCGATTTACAACAGGAACTAAGCTATAAAAGAACATCCCGCTTCCTGAACCAAACCGTGGAAGTACTGATTGAAAAAGATTCTAAACGATCTGATGCACATTGGTCCGGAAGAAATTCCGAAAACGTAGTTGTGGTTTTCCCGAAAGAAAACTATAAAGTGGGTGATTTTGTAATGGTTAAAATCAACGATTGTACTACGGCAACCTTAATCGGTGAAGCAACCGGATATTCAGAAATGAATTAA
- a CDS encoding HlyD family secretion protein, whose protein sequence is MPQPQNRRTNIELRSEEVQEILTQVPHWMIRWGNIVIFIILSLLLILSWFVRYPDIVTTEITITTQTPPEKLIARTSGRIEKILVPDRTKIKKDTPLAVIENTANFEDVFLLKSITDSLKVTPDFKFPFEKVNALQLGDISSVFALFEKDYANYELNKDLQPYNVENSAQRYEATQLKERMGLLQQQVIIAQTELQLKKKELERYKKLYENGVIASQEWETKNIDYLQSEKNIKSLNSQISQLHSSLNELSRSSKTTKINETKDQVIFFRNMAQSYNQLKKAIADWDLAFVLRSSIPGEVSYLQIWKENQTINVGENVFTVIPKSDAQYIGKVKARTTNAGKLKPNQDVNIRLLNYPDREFGIVKGKVKSISLTPDKDGLLLIDVSLPKGLNTSYHKKITFQQEMGGTADIITEDLRLLERLLYQFRDLFRR, encoded by the coding sequence ATGCCTCAGCCTCAAAATAGAAGAACCAATATCGAATTAAGAAGCGAAGAAGTTCAGGAAATACTAACGCAAGTTCCGCATTGGATGATCCGATGGGGAAATATCGTTATTTTCATTATTCTGTCCTTACTATTAATATTGTCCTGGTTTGTCCGTTATCCGGATATTGTAACAACTGAAATCACGATAACAACACAAACACCACCCGAAAAACTAATCGCACGTACTTCGGGTCGAATTGAAAAAATTCTGGTTCCGGATCGCACAAAAATCAAAAAAGACACACCACTGGCCGTTATTGAGAACACTGCCAATTTTGAGGATGTTTTTCTTTTAAAAAGTATTACCGACAGTTTAAAGGTTACTCCCGATTTTAAATTCCCTTTTGAAAAAGTGAATGCTTTACAATTGGGCGATATTTCCAGTGTGTTTGCACTATTCGAAAAAGACTATGCCAACTATGAACTCAACAAAGACCTCCAACCCTATAATGTAGAAAACAGTGCCCAACGTTATGAAGCCACTCAGTTAAAGGAACGAATGGGACTTTTACAACAGCAGGTCATTATCGCGCAAACCGAATTACAACTTAAGAAAAAAGAACTGGAGCGCTATAAAAAATTATATGAAAACGGTGTTATCGCCTCTCAGGAATGGGAAACAAAAAATATCGACTACCTGCAAAGTGAAAAAAACATCAAAAGTCTGAATTCCCAGATTTCACAACTACATTCTTCTTTGAATGAATTAAGCCGAAGCAGTAAAACGACCAAAATAAATGAAACAAAGGATCAGGTTATCTTTTTCCGAAATATGGCGCAATCCTACAATCAGCTAAAAAAGGCTATTGCCGACTGGGATCTCGCTTTCGTATTGCGTTCCTCAATCCCCGGTGAAGTTTCCTATCTGCAAATCTGGAAAGAAAATCAAACCATTAATGTAGGTGAAAATGTTTTTACCGTCATTCCTAAATCCGATGCTCAATATATAGGTAAGGTAAAAGCACGGACTACCAATGCCGGAAAACTAAAACCCAATCAGGATGTCAATATTCGATTATTAAATTATCCTGATCGTGAATTCGGTATCGTGAAAGGCAAGGTAAAATCCATTTCGCTGACGCCTGATAAAGACGGTTTGTTATTGATTGACGTATCATTACCAAAAGGATTAAACACATCCTATCACAAAAAGATTACATTCCAACAGGAAATGGGCGGAACAGCCGACATTATAACGGAAGATCTTCGCCTGTTAGAACGGCTACTCTATCAATTCCGCGATCTGTTCAGAAGATAA
- the secG gene encoding preprotein translocase subunit SecG: MFSVFLVLITIVCFLLIVVIMVQNPKGGGLSSSLGGSQMMGGVQKTNDFLDKSTWTLATALIVLILLSSLSFTGSMGDNGSKLIDNNTPAPVAAPAKPAANQTAAPAAKTEEAPAATTDAATPAPTTEEAKK; encoded by the coding sequence ATGTTTTCAGTTTTTTTAGTACTAATAACAATCGTTTGTTTTTTACTTATTGTGGTTATCATGGTTCAAAACCCTAAAGGTGGAGGATTATCTTCAAGCCTTGGTGGTTCACAAATGATGGGTGGTGTTCAGAAAACAAATGACTTCCTTGATAAAAGTACATGGACTTTGGCTACTGCCTTAATCGTTTTGATTTTATTATCCAGCTTAAGCTTCACAGGAAGCATGGGTGATAACGGTTCTAAATTAATTGACAACAACACTCCGGCTCCGGTTGCAGCTCCTGCAAAACCGGCAGCTAACCAAACAGCGGCTCCGGCTGCAAAAACAGAAGAAGCTCCGGCAGCTACTACAGATGCAGCAACTCCGGCTCCGACTACTGAAGAAGCTAAAAAATAA
- a CDS encoding tetratricopeptide repeat protein — protein sequence MNVNDLTYLLNKPENIRSRQTIELESILHQFPYFQAARAIHLKGLYDENSFRYNHELKKTAAYTTDRSILFEFITSKNFTSIQQAFFEEKEAAIQDIIVNQYKVVIPEETKPAVKEVDPLEQSIRSSIKVAEPDPVQTEIKTETTAEKQEKTETALEQSIRTSIKVAEPETEKPAVETQIIPVNEPSEIETAVENLEIGKPLEFSKEEKHSFQEWLQLAKFSPIDRENPIEKEEIDPEKKKKSDLIDKFIETNPKIVPSKNTPVPPVNIDKSTQDTSYLMTETLAKVYLEQKKYQKAIQAYEILILKYPEKSHFFADRISDIKILQQNNN from the coding sequence GTGAACGTAAACGATTTAACCTATTTACTCAATAAACCCGAAAACATCCGGTCGAGACAAACCATCGAACTGGAAAGTATTTTGCATCAGTTCCCCTATTTTCAGGCGGCTCGGGCAATTCATCTAAAAGGGCTTTACGATGAAAACAGTTTTCGTTACAACCACGAGTTAAAAAAGACAGCAGCCTATACTACCGACAGAAGCATCCTTTTCGAATTTATTACATCGAAAAATTTCACATCAATACAACAGGCTTTCTTTGAAGAAAAAGAAGCGGCTATTCAGGATATTATTGTCAATCAATATAAAGTTGTTATTCCGGAAGAAACAAAACCGGCTGTTAAAGAAGTCGATCCGTTGGAACAGTCAATCCGATCTTCGATTAAAGTAGCCGAACCGGATCCTGTCCAAACCGAAATCAAAACGGAAACAACGGCAGAAAAACAAGAAAAAACAGAAACCGCTTTAGAGCAATCCATTCGCACTTCGATTAAAGTTGCGGAACCGGAGACTGAAAAGCCGGCTGTTGAAACCCAAATCATTCCGGTAAATGAACCGTCCGAAATTGAAACGGCTGTTGAAAATCTTGAGATCGGAAAACCGTTGGAATTTTCAAAAGAAGAAAAACATTCGTTCCAGGAATGGCTCCAATTGGCAAAATTTAGTCCGATTGACCGTGAAAATCCGATTGAAAAAGAAGAAATTGATCCGGAGAAAAAGAAAAAATCAGATCTGATTGATAAATTTATTGAAACCAATCCGAAAATAGTTCCGAGTAAAAATACGCCTGTACCTCCCGTAAACATTGACAAATCGACTCAGGACACTTCTTATTTGATGACCGAAACACTGGCAAAAGTGTACCTCGAACAAAAAAAATATCAGAAAGCAATTCAAGCTTATGAAATATTAATTTTGAAATATCCAGAAAAAAGTCATTTCTTTGCAGACCGAATTTCGGATATTAAGATATTACAACAAAATAACAATTAA
- a CDS encoding peptidase domain-containing ABC transporter, whose protein sequence is MLQFPFYKQADSKDCGPTCLKIIAKHYKKVINIQKLRALSETTREGSNLLSLSDAAERIGFRTLGVRISLERLQEVPVPCILHWNNNHYVVLYKVKKNKLYVSDPAHGLLEYDKEEFLKFWIGNNATETTEEGIALLIEPTPKFYQNEFESDSNNSAFGFGLLSRYVLRYKTFLVQLIIGLTAGSFIQLIFPFLTQSVVDVGIQNQNIHFIYLVLVAQLFLFLGRTGLEFIRSWILLHLSTRINISLISDFFIKLMNLPISFFDVRMTGDIMQRISDHHRIERILTTSSLSVLFSFINMIIMGAVLAYYNLTIFAIFFIGSFFYFLWVTLFLKRREDLDYKRFSEVSQEQSKVIELINGMQEIKLHNAEKQKRWGWEYIQARLFKVSMKSLVLEQTQNIGSNFINELKNILIIFLSAKLVIDGAITLGMMMAISSIVGNLNGPILQLIGFIREAQDARISLARLSEIHEKEDETQDEDEKIHDFPKDETINIKNISFRYTGSDIPVLEDVSLTIPAKKVTAIVGVSGSGKTTLMKILLKFYDPNTGDIFLGKTNLKNMSQKTWRSHIGCVMQEGYIFNDTIANNIALGVDKVDKNRLAYAADVANIRDFIEELPLGYNTKIGMEGTGMSTGQKQRLLIARAVYKNPEMLFFDEATSALDANNEREIMQKLDLFFRDKTVVVIAHRLSTVMNADQIVVLDKGRIIEVGNHEELVDNRGDYYRLVKNQLQLGN, encoded by the coding sequence ATGCTACAATTCCCTTTTTATAAACAAGCCGATTCCAAAGACTGTGGTCCCACATGTCTTAAAATAATTGCCAAGCACTACAAAAAGGTCATCAATATTCAGAAGTTAAGAGCTTTATCTGAAACAACGAGGGAAGGAAGTAATCTTCTGTCACTAAGTGACGCCGCTGAAAGAATCGGTTTTCGTACATTGGGTGTCCGCATTTCATTAGAGCGATTGCAGGAAGTACCGGTTCCGTGTATTCTGCATTGGAATAACAATCATTATGTAGTCTTATATAAGGTAAAGAAAAACAAACTCTATGTTTCGGATCCGGCACACGGACTTCTGGAATATGATAAAGAAGAATTTCTAAAATTCTGGATCGGCAATAATGCTACTGAAACAACTGAAGAAGGAATCGCACTTTTAATTGAACCGACTCCCAAGTTTTATCAGAATGAATTTGAATCCGACAGTAACAACAGTGCTTTCGGTTTCGGATTATTATCCCGTTACGTTTTACGCTACAAAACTTTTCTGGTTCAACTAATCATCGGGTTGACAGCCGGGAGTTTTATTCAGCTTATCTTTCCGTTCCTGACACAAAGCGTAGTCGATGTCGGTATCCAAAACCAGAATATCCATTTTATTTATCTGGTACTTGTCGCCCAGTTGTTTTTGTTTCTCGGAAGAACCGGACTTGAATTTATCCGAAGCTGGATTTTATTGCATCTGTCAACACGAATCAATATTTCCCTGATCTCCGATTTCTTTATCAAACTGATGAATCTTCCGATTTCCTTTTTTGATGTGCGAATGACCGGAGATATCATGCAACGAATCAGCGATCATCACCGTATCGAACGAATCCTGACAACATCTTCATTAAGCGTTTTATTCTCCTTTATTAATATGATTATTATGGGAGCCGTATTAGCTTACTATAATCTGACTATTTTCGCTATTTTCTTTATCGGAAGTTTCTTCTACTTTCTATGGGTTACCCTTTTCCTAAAAAGAAGAGAGGATCTCGATTACAAACGTTTTTCTGAAGTCAGCCAGGAACAAAGTAAAGTAATTGAGTTGATCAATGGAATGCAGGAAATCAAACTGCACAATGCAGAAAAACAAAAACGCTGGGGATGGGAATATATCCAGGCGCGCCTATTTAAAGTATCCATGAAAAGTCTGGTATTGGAGCAAACTCAAAACATTGGTTCCAACTTTATCAACGAACTTAAAAATATTCTGATTATTTTTCTTTCTGCCAAATTGGTTATCGACGGTGCCATTACGCTCGGTATGATGATGGCCATCAGTTCCATTGTAGGAAACTTAAACGGTCCCATTTTACAATTAATCGGTTTTATACGGGAAGCACAAGACGCTAGAATTTCCCTTGCCCGTTTGTCGGAAATACACGAAAAAGAAGATGAAACTCAGGACGAGGACGAAAAAATACACGACTTTCCAAAAGACGAAACGATTAACATTAAAAATATCTCGTTCCGGTATACCGGTTCCGATATTCCCGTACTTGAAGATGTCAGCTTAACCATACCGGCTAAAAAAGTGACCGCTATTGTTGGTGTTAGCGGTAGCGGAAAAACGACACTGATGAAAATCCTACTAAAATTCTACGATCCGAATACCGGTGATATCTTTCTGGGCAAAACCAATCTTAAAAACATGTCTCAAAAAACCTGGCGTTCTCATATCGGGTGCGTGATGCAGGAAGGCTATATTTTTAATGATACAATAGCAAACAATATCGCACTTGGTGTAGACAAAGTGGATAAAAATCGTCTTGCTTATGCCGCAGATGTAGCCAATATCCGGGATTTTATCGAGGAACTTCCTTTGGGTTACAATACCAAAATCGGAATGGAAGGAACCGGAATGAGTACGGGGCAGAAACAACGCTTACTCATTGCCCGTGCCGTTTATAAAAATCCTGAAATGTTGTTTTTTGACGAAGCAACTTCCGCTTTGGATGCCAATAATGAACGGGAGATTATGCAAAAGCTAGATCTCTTTTTCCGGGATAAAACAGTAGTCGTTATTGCGCACCGACTTAGTACGGTTATGAATGCTGATCAAATTGTAGTACTCGACAAAGGTCGGATTATTGAAGTCGGAAATCATGAGGAACTCGTAGACAACCGCGGTGATTATTACCGTTTAGTTAAAAACCAGTTACAACTGGGCAATTAA
- a CDS encoding sigma-54 interaction domain-containing protein codes for MENVQAIKQRFEIIGNDPKLNRAIEKAIQVAPTDISVLVTGESGVGKESIPKIIHSLSHRKHGKYIAVNCGAIPEGTIDSELFGHEKGAFTGATATREGYFEVADGGTIFLDEVGELPLTTQVRLLRVLENGEFIKVGSSQVQKTNVRIVAATNVNMVSAIEKGKFREDLYYRLSTVEINLPPLRERKEDIHLLFRKFASDFAHKYKMPPLKLDEGAIQWLTKYRWSGNIRQLRNVAEQISVLETSRDISLATLQSYLPMEGSNLPSVISDKKADSDFSSEREILYKILFDMKSDLNDLKKLTLELMQNGNTNKVQETNKNLIQRIYGTADETEIPFEKQNSLDAIPVPSKNMQEEFDDDDDDQNYLIAEAVEEEDSLRLDQKEIELIKKALERNKGKRKAAADELGISERTLYRKIKQFDL; via the coding sequence ATGGAAAACGTCCAAGCCATAAAACAGCGTTTTGAAATTATCGGGAATGACCCGAAACTCAATCGTGCCATCGAAAAAGCCATTCAGGTTGCGCCAACCGATATTTCGGTATTAGTAACCGGTGAAAGCGGTGTTGGTAAAGAAAGTATTCCGAAAATTATTCATTCCCTTTCCCATCGAAAGCACGGAAAATATATCGCCGTAAACTGTGGTGCGATCCCGGAAGGAACAATTGACAGTGAATTGTTCGGTCATGAAAAAGGAGCGTTTACAGGCGCAACGGCAACTCGTGAAGGGTATTTTGAAGTAGCCGACGGCGGAACTATTTTCCTGGATGAAGTCGGTGAATTACCGTTAACCACTCAAGTTCGTTTATTACGGGTATTAGAAAACGGAGAATTTATCAAAGTAGGTTCGTCACAAGTACAAAAAACCAACGTACGAATTGTAGCCGCTACTAATGTCAACATGGTTAGCGCTATAGAAAAAGGAAAATTCAGAGAAGATCTTTATTATCGTTTAAGTACCGTAGAAATTAATCTTCCTCCGTTACGGGAACGAAAAGAGGACATCCACTTGCTGTTCCGCAAATTTGCATCTGATTTTGCTCATAAATATAAAATGCCGCCTTTAAAGTTAGACGAAGGTGCAATTCAATGGCTTACCAAATACCGTTGGAGCGGAAATATCCGTCAGCTTCGCAATGTAGCCGAGCAGATATCTGTATTGGAAACCAGCCGCGATATTTCATTAGCAACACTTCAGTCGTATTTACCGATGGAAGGGAGCAATTTACCTTCTGTAATCAGTGATAAAAAAGCGGATAGCGATTTCAGTTCCGAACGGGAAATTCTATATAAAATCCTTTTCGACATGAAAAGTGATTTGAACGATTTGAAAAAACTGACTTTGGAATTGATGCAAAACGGCAATACCAATAAAGTTCAGGAAACCAATAAAAATCTGATTCAGCGTATTTACGGCACGGCAGATGAAACTGAAATTCCGTTTGAAAAACAAAACAGCCTTGACGCCATTCCGGTTCCTTCGAAAAATATGCAGGAAGAGTTTGACGACGATGACGACGATCAGAACTACCTGATCGCAGAAGCAGTTGAAGAAGAAGATTCATTGCGCCTGGATCAAAAGGAAATCGAACTGATCAAAAAAGCATTAGAACGCAACAAAGGAAAAAGAAAAGCAGCAGCAGATGAATTAGGCATTTCCGAACGCACATTATACCGAAAAATTAAGCAATTCGATCTGTAA
- a CDS encoding LptE family protein: protein MKNFKSLFIIPILLLLSSCSVYNFTGTGKIDAKTFQVNYFQNNAPLVEPGIERNFTLELQKIIQNQTNLSLTNTGGDLIYEGEITDYRITPMGSNANQGADQNRLSITVNVRFTNKNKSDDDFERKFSFYYDFPANDQLVGSKLSEALNVIFERITQDVFNQSLAKW from the coding sequence ATGAAAAATTTTAAATCCCTTTTTATAATCCCGATCCTGCTATTACTAAGCAGCTGTTCCGTTTATAACTTTACCGGAACCGGAAAAATAGATGCCAAGACATTTCAGGTTAATTATTTCCAAAACAATGCACCGTTAGTAGAACCGGGAATTGAAAGAAACTTTACACTCGAATTACAAAAAATCATTCAGAATCAGACCAATCTGAGTCTTACCAATACCGGAGGTGATCTGATTTATGAAGGTGAAATTACCGATTACAGGATTACACCTATGGGATCGAATGCTAATCAGGGCGCCGATCAAAACAGGCTTTCCATCACGGTAAACGTACGTTTTACCAATAAAAACAAATCGGATGACGATTTCGAAAGAAAATTCTCTTTCTATTATGACTTCCCTGCTAATGATCAATTGGTTGGTTCCAAACTTTCAGAAGCACTAAACGTTATTTTTGAAAGAATTACACAAGATGTATTCAACCAGTCATTGGCGAAATGGTAA
- a CDS encoding co-chaperone GroES, whose protein sequence is MALNIKPLSDRVIVEPAAAETQTASGIIIPDTAKEKPQKGTVVAVGNGKKDEPLTVKVGDTVLYGKYAGTDLKFEGKDYLIMREDDILAII, encoded by the coding sequence ATGGCATTAAACATTAAACCACTTTCAGATCGCGTTATCGTGGAACCTGCGGCTGCTGAAACGCAAACCGCTTCCGGTATTATCATCCCTGATACAGCTAAAGAAAAACCTCAGAAAGGTACTGTGGTAGCTGTAGGAAACGGTAAAAAAGACGAACCCTTAACGGTAAAAGTCGGAGATACGGTTTTATACGGTAAATATGCTGGAACCGATTTAAAATTCGAAGGTAAAGATTACCTGATTATGAGAGAAGATGACATTTTGGCGATCATCTAA